The Erythrobacter sp. SDW2 region CCGCTGCAGGGCTTTGCTACCTCGATAGGCTTCATCTCCGATGGCCAGATCGCGCTGACCTATGTGGGGGCCAAGCGGGGGGTGGTGCTCAATGTCGGTGAAGGCGAACGCCCGACCCTGTCGATCGAGCCCAACCGCATGCCGCTGGTCCAGCCGGGCACGGCCCGGATTTGCCGGGGCACGGTGATGCCTGCCCGCGTGGTACATTTCGAAGAGGGTTCCAAACTTCCCAACGCTGCTCCGCGCGCCCTGCAAGCGCTCTCCATGCCAAGCTATCGGAGCGAGGGCCTTGCGCGTTCCGGCACAGTGATCCGCGCCCCTGATGGCGGCACGATCTGGCACCGGCTGGTGTTCGAGGGCGATCTTCCCGCCGGCACCGGTCTTGCCATCGCCCTGCAAGTCGCCGACCGTCAGGACGAGCTCGAGGCGGCCAAGTCGCATATGCACTACGCGGGCGATATTCCGCTTCCGGCAGGCGCACCGCAATTGACCTGGCTCGATGCGGCGAACGAATTGCCACTCCATCCGGGCCTGTTGCACCAGCCGCGCGTGAAGGGGCGGACAGGATGCTTCGCCGGGCTTGTCCAGAACACCGACAGTGTCTCGCGCGAGCTTTCGGGCCGCTTCGCAAGGATCAGCTTGCGCTTGTACGGCACCGGGCAGGCCAGCCCATACATTGCCGCGGTGCGCCTCTACGGCAGCCGCTTCTCGCTCGTCCGCAATTACCTCCCGACCGTGATGCAGCCACCGCTCGATCCGGCGCTGCGCGAGACGCCGGGGCAGGCCCATTCGCTCGACTTCCTCGATCGCTACGTCGCCAATTTCGAGCGCGTGCTGACGGGAATGGAGGACCGGGTCGTTGCGGCCCCTGCACTGACTGACCCGATGGCGGCGCCCGTCGATGCGCTCGACTGGCTCTCGGGCTGGATCGGACTGGTGATGAAGAGCGGTCTCAACGAACGCCAGCGGCGGGTGCTGCTGGCCAACGGCATGCGGCTCCACCGGCGGCGCGGAACCATGCCGGGATTGCGGCTGGCGCTCGATATTGCTTCCGAAGGGCAGGTGGGGGCGGGCGGCATCGTGGCACTGGAGGACTTCCGCTTGCGGCGGGTCTTCGCGACCATCCTCGGGGCGGACCTCGGTAGCCAGTTCGACCCCCTGCTCGCCGGGCCGGTCGAGAGCGGCAATTCCTTCATTGGCGAGACGCTCCATCTCGGAGATGCGGACGAGTTGGAGGACGGGAAGGCCGTACTCTCTGCTCAGCAATTGACGGAGATCGCTGCGCTCTATCGTCCACCGACCGATCCGGAACAGCTCGACAAGGTACGCGGCTTCTTCGCCGAACTGGCCTGGAAAGTAACTGTGCTGGTCCATCACGAGGCCGATGAAACGCGCTTGGCGCTGATCCGCGATGTCGCGGCGCAGATGACCCCTGCACATGTCCGCCTGCGGGTGGAGCGCGCCTCGCGGCCGCTGATCCTCGGGCTTTATTCGCTGCTCGGCGTCGACAGCTATTTGCGGCCCCGCCCCGGGGCTTCGCCCGTCATTTCCGATGTCAGCGACCTTGGCGTGCAGGACCAGATCCTCGCGCTGCCCTCGCTCGACCCTGCCGCCGACTACGGAGGATTGCCGTCATGAGTGTTTCGAACCAGCCGCCCCGCCGCGCCCTGTGGGCCGAGCGTGTCGCCTACACCAACGGCATGTTGCTCGACTCCGCCGATTTCGCGGCCGAGCAAAGCTATCACCGTGGGCGGCTGTCGATGCTGGCGCGCTATCTCCACGGCACGGGGACCGTCGCCGGGCTCAATGTCGAGCCGCATGCCGACAGTCCCCGGCGGCTCGCGATCCAGCCGGGACTGGGGGTCGACCGGGCCGGGCGCATTATCGAGAGCCCGCTGACGCTGTGCCTCGATGTCGATCGCTGGTTCGCCGACCGGGTCGCCGAGGATCAAGATGCCGTCGGGCGCGCCTTCGCCACCGGCAGCGGCGGCGATCCCGACCATATCCTGGCCGATATCTTCCTCGGTTTCCGCGAATGCGAGACGGCCAAGCGCCCTGCGTTCCAGAGTGGCGAGTTCGACGCGCTGGGCTCGGTTGCACCCTTGCGGCTGCGCGATGCTGTCGAAGCAACGCTGGTGCTGCGGACTGAAGATGCCCCCAAGTTGCCGCGCCCAATCACCTTGGTGCAAGGGCCCAATTTCCAGGACCGCCGGGCCAAGCTCGACAAGACCAAGCGCGAAAGTGGCTGGCTCGAAGACATCTGGTGGGACGATTTCGACAGCGAGCTGCGCCCCGAT contains the following coding sequences:
- a CDS encoding phage tail protein; the encoded protein is MDANGHRFWMLSEPGDFDLADGSCQFGGDCLHLSGTITLPDQAAIRSQALPAADMPAVAVGRFDDWAVYDPSHPVGTQPGCILGATGNGEPTPVIGIPAGAQIRDMWIDDEGVLRIAGKLADGDEGLIYVDLRGRFGNPVLVETPGATPDRGAGRWLVERMRGRLWREAGAQLADFALRTYADHIFRPDPEYANPLRLEEQPRIAKTPQERIVDCAARSDGTLAVLVHSSPQAKKSMIEFIPVRGERVRVEVPLQGFATSIGFISDGQIALTYVGAKRGVVLNVGEGERPTLSIEPNRMPLVQPGTARICRGTVMPARVVHFEEGSKLPNAAPRALQALSMPSYRSEGLARSGTVIRAPDGGTIWHRLVFEGDLPAGTGLAIALQVADRQDELEAAKSHMHYAGDIPLPAGAPQLTWLDAANELPLHPGLLHQPRVKGRTGCFAGLVQNTDSVSRELSGRFARISLRLYGTGQASPYIAAVRLYGSRFSLVRNYLPTVMQPPLDPALRETPGQAHSLDFLDRYVANFERVLTGMEDRVVAAPALTDPMAAPVDALDWLSGWIGLVMKSGLNERQRRVLLANGMRLHRRRGTMPGLRLALDIASEGQVGAGGIVALEDFRLRRVFATILGADLGSQFDPLLAGPVESGNSFIGETLHLGDADELEDGKAVLSAQQLTEIAALYRPPTDPEQLDKVRGFFAELAWKVTVLVHHEADETRLALIRDVAAQMTPAHVRLRVERASRPLILGLYSLLGVDSYLRPRPGASPVISDVSDLGVQDQILALPSLDPAADYGGLPS